One part of the Trypanosoma brucei brucei TREU927 chromosome 4, complete sequence genome encodes these proteins:
- a CDS encoding leucine-rich repeat protein (LRRP), putative, with product MVVPVMNMTREPAVDSPENSRKISLAGYPEVAGLFCVTVFKSTLDLEVRDCCGLLTLDGVGKCVELKKFSISNCGMLTNISDLKDCVNLEMLTLSGCKTLRNLTPLKGHRTLSCITISHCERMMELDLEGATNLMQLNISDCEELKDVHVSRCTRLEVIDIHDCVKLEKLHGLTYLRELKTLILAGNRELSAVEGINELINRVEKLSLKNCEKLEDLKFLDFCNFLKEVVVAGSNVTEEKKQELRGKGVRIVNEVKVADG from the coding sequence ATGGTGGTACCGGTGATGAATATGACGAGGGAACCGGCCGTCGATTCCCCGGAGAattcaagaaaaataagtCTTGCGGGATACCCGGAGGTGGCCGGGTTGTTTTGTGTGACCGTTTTCAAAAGCACGTTAGATCTCGAAGTTCGCGATTGTTGTGGACTCCTGACTTTGGATGGAGTAGGGAAATGTGTAGAGTTGAAAAAATTCAGCATCAGTAATTGCGGAATGCTCACGAACATATCGGATCTGAAAGACTGCGTAAACTTGGAAATGCTCACACTTAGCGGATGTAAAACATTGAGGAATCTCACACCTCTGAAAGGTCACAGGACCTTATCATGTATCACCATCTCCCATTGCGAAAGAATGATGGAACTAGATTTGGAGGGAGCCACGAATTTGATGCAACTGAACATTAGCGACTGCGAAGAGCTAAAAGACGTTCACGTGAGCAGATGTACGCGGCTGGAGGTAATTGACATTCACGACTGTGTCAAGTTAGAAAAGCTTCACGGACTCACTTATTTGAGGGAACTTAAAACACTCATCTTGGCGGGGAATAGGGAGCTTTCAGCTGTCGAGGGTATAAATGAGCTCATTAACAGAGTGGAGAAACTCAGTTTGAAAAACTGTGAGAAGTTGGAAGACCTGAAATTCTTGGACTTTTGCAATTTTCTCAAAGAGGTAGTTGTTGCTGGCAGTAATGtgacggaggaaaagaaacaggaatTAAGGGGTAAGGGCGTAAGAATCGTCAACGAGGTAAAAGTAGCTGATGGGTGA
- a CDS encoding peroxisome biogenesis factor 1, putative: MQHSSFEVSIDPSRTDSFVLVSNEFIRGNLLPYYGRNIPFVVPLRISDGHKNTYVGCLAHRPHNFAAFKLIISVTMATSLGVTNGAIVQCTAVFKFAKAATVLVRPSSVDESEVVEQNALRIEAQLLRQVQVVFPAMTLDVAVFDGVNAKMVVERIEDREGHEVTSGCAVMAEGTEFVVATRTRHVEQSGAPTWSVLRCLTWRKEKGFNNEATAGDANVEAVSLYMNPSTAARHHWSEGLVMGFWDLAKASQLLESKEVTSSFLRSNALKAPIRLVEGMEDGVCTSPAFIQASNIVVFPTLDENIPTATDRDCPSASTSPFSNQIPYESVVEVHGTAPQELREHLVCWFEEIKKLGPHHSKYGSNGNVLLCGGSGTGKTAIVGAVLNELHGVHINVVQCKAEKLLASLQRALVECVMCAPAVLVLDNFDAVAPAQKEESVLSVTGATKAILEGTLRCFTEALSLCGAASVLVVATCANRQCVNEGLRSAYCFTKVIKVEALDRKTRVALLKQLFPKESAEALEEVGDLMGNYTPFDMRKVSQPIKSSLDGGRVPFREAARGAIAAFTPLSHTGITFLKSEKASLQSVGGLAEARKVLYDTLVLPMKHPELFARLPLKTRSGVLLYGASGCGKTFVVEAIVNSENLNCIVVNGPEVFGKYIGQSEQKIRDVFERAQAAAPCVVFFDEFDSVAPQRGVDNSGVTDRVVNQLLCYLDGVESRKDVYVVAASSRPDLIDAALLRPGRLDKAVHCPIPSLEDRVNILTICFEQLQAELTLPEIKEIAEQTINWTPADLNGLASSASMVVNRRIIEKLSKRCEEREVEHNFAVLNVGKGTTREKIEDILRPSAAAAAREEALNVANRITIKDVRQAMGMTKPSLTKEHIWEQERIHRLFSKQEKSSTREVGRKLTQR; the protein is encoded by the coding sequence ATGCAGCACAGCTCCTTTGAAGTTTCTATCGACCCGTCCCGAACGGACTCATTTGTCTTGGTGTCAAATGAATTCATCCGTGGAAATCTACTACCCTACTATGGAAGGAATATACCCTTCGTGGTACCCTTGAGGATTTCGGACGGTCATAAGAACACGTACGTCGGTTGCTTGGCGCACCGGCCGCACAACTTTGCTGCGTTTAAATTAATCATATCCGTCACCATGGCGACGAGCCTGGGAGTTACTAATGGCGCAATAGTGCAGTGCACAGCGGTGTTCAAATTCGCAAAGGCAGCCACGGTCCTTGTGCGCCCATCCTCCGTGGATGAAAGTGAGGTGGTTGAACAGAATGCACTTCGCATTGAGGCACAATTATTGCGGCAGGTCCAAGTGGTGTTCCCCGCAATGACGCTCGATGTCGCGGTGTTTGATGGTGTTAATGCGAAAATGGTGGTCGAGCGTATTGAGGACCGTGAAGGTCACGAAGTCACATCTGGATGTGCCGTAATGGCCGAAGGCACGGAATTTGTTGTTGCCACTCGAACGCGTCACGTCGAACAGAGCGGTGCTCCGACGTGGTCGGTACTGCGGTGCCTTACctggaggaaggaaaagggatttAACAACGAGGCGACGGCCGGAGACGCAAATGTAGAGGCGGTGTCGCTTTATATGAATCCTTCAACGGCGgcgcgccaccactggagtgAAGGTCTTGTGATGGGTTTTTGGGACCTGGCGAAGGCTTCACAACTTCTCGAATCGAAGGAAGTCACATCCTCCTTCCTTCGATCCAACGCACTGAAGGCCCCCATCCGGTTGGTAGAGGGAATGGAAGATGGTGTGTGCACCTCTCCAGCTTTCATTCAGGCATCCAATATAGTCGTTTTTCCAACACTTGATGAGAACATACCCACGGCAACAGATAGGGACTGCCCCTCCGCCAGTACATCTCCCTTCAGCAACCAGATACCTTACGAAAGTGTGGTAGAGGTGCACGGGACAGCTCCTCAAGAGCTTCGAGAGCACTTGGTATGTTGGTTCGAGGAAATTAAGAAACTCGGGCCTCACCACAGCAAATATGGAAGCAATGGTAATGTTTTACTTTGTGGTGGAAGTGGAACCGGTAAGACGGCTATCGTCGGCGCTGTGCTCAATGAACTTCACGGTGTCCACATCAACGTGGTTCAGTGCAAAGCCGAGAAGCTGTTGGCATCCCTCCAACGAGCCCTGGTTGAGTGTGTGATGTGCGCCCCGGCCGTTCTAGTCTTGGATAACTTTGACGCTGTTGCGCCCGCGCAAAAGGAAGAATCGGTGTTGAGTGTCACCGGCGCAACAAAAGCCATTTTGGAAGGAACCCTGCGCTGCTTTACTGAAGCACTTTCACTATGTGGCGCCGCGTCCGTTCTCGTTGTTGCCACCTGTGCCAACCGACAATGTGTTAACGAGGGTCTGCGCTCCGCCTACTGTTTTACCAAAGTGATCAAAGTGGAGGCGCTGGATCGCAAGACAAGAGTAGCATTGCTGAAGCAATTGTTCCCCAAGGAGTCAGCAGAAGCTCTCGAGGAAGTTGGAGACCTCATGGGCAATTACACGCCGTTTGATATGAGGAAGGTGTCGCAGCCAATAAAGAGTTCGTTGGATGGGGGGAGGGTGCCATTTCGTGAGGCCGCGCGAGGGGCCATAGCCGCCTTCACACCCTTGTCTCACACGGGAATAACATTTCTCAAAAGTGAAAAGGCATCTTTGCAATCTGTTGGTGGCCTCGCTGAGGCGCGAAAAGTTTTGTATGACACACTGGTGCTGCCAATGAAACACCCAGAACTCTTCGCACGGTTGCCACTGAAGACACGTAGCGGCGTACTTCTCTATGGTGCCTCGGGGTGCGGGAAAACGTTTGTTGTGGAGGCCATTGTGAATTCCGAAAACTTGAACTGCATCGTGGTTAACGGCCCTGAGGTTTTTGGCAAATACATTGGCCAGAGTGAGCAGAAGATCCGTGACGTTTTTGAGCGCGCGCAAGCTGCTGCGCCATGCGTTGTTTTCTTCGACGAGTTCGACTCTGTCGCCCCACAGCGGGGGGTGGACAACTCCGGTGTAACAGACAGAGTGGTTAACCAACTTCTGTGTTACCTGGATGGCGTGGAAAGCAGAAAAGATGTCTACGTTGTAGCTGCCTCTAGCCGTCCTGACCTCATCGATGCGGCGCTTCTGCGGCCTGGACGGTTAGACAAGGCTGTTCACTGTCCCATTCCATCGTTGGAGGACCGGGTTAACATCTTGACAATTTGCTTTGAGCAACTTCAGGCGGAGTTAACGCTACCGGAAATTAAAGAAATTGCCGAACAGACAATCAATTGGACGCCGGCAGACCTGAACGGATTAGCGTCATCAGCGAGTATGGTGGTAAATAGGCGCATTATCGAGAAACTTTCCAAGCGTTGTGAGGAGCGTGAAGTGGAACATAATTTTGCCGTGCTTAACGTGGGAAAAGGAACGACACGGGAGAAAATAGAAGATATCTTGAGGCCATCTGCAGCTGCCGCGGCGAGAGAAGAGGCCTTGAACGTGGCCAACCGCATCACCATAAAAGATGTGCGGCAAGCAATGGGTATGACAAAACCCTCCCTAACCAAGGAACACATTTGGGAACAGGAAAGAATTCACCGCCTCTTCAGTAAGCAGGAAAAGAGCAGTACGAGGGAAGTCGGAAGGAAATTGACCCAACGGTGA
- a CDS encoding RuvB-like DNA helicase, putative, which yields MSGIKIEEVISTTKKERVAAHSHVKGLGLDADGVAKPTADGFVGQVKAREAAGIVVELTRTKKMAGRALLFAGPPGTGKTALALGVAKELGPKVPFCPMVGSEVYSAEVKKTEVLMENFRRAIGLRIKEQKEVYEGEVTELRAEETDNPLGGYGKSISHVIVTLKSVKGSKQLKLDAAIYESLEKEKVAVGDVIYIESSTGAVKRVGRSDAYIGDHDLEADEYVPLPKGDVHKKKEIIQDVTLHDLDAANAKPNQGQDALSIVNSLMKQKKTEITEKLRHEINKVVNKYIDQGVAELVPGVLFIDEVHMLDIECFTFLNKALESTLAPVVIFATNRGSCRIRGTDVRSPHGIPTDLLDRLLIVRTSNYSIEEVVAIVDIRARVEGVSVSDAALELLGQIGDRTSLRYVAQLLTPALIIAETNGRSTIEVEDVTLVDGLFKDAKASAQMLHENAEDYVYQ from the coding sequence ATGTCTGGAATCAAAATTGAGGAGGTTATATCCACCACAAAGAAGGAACGTGTAGCAGCTCACAGCCATGTGAAGGGGCTCGGACTTGATGCCGACGGCGTAGCAAAGCCGACTGCAGATGGATTTGTCGGACAAGTTAAAGCCCGTGAGGCCGCTGGCATTGTGGTGGAGCTGACACGAACGAAGAAAATGGCGGGTCGTGCTCTGCTCTTTGCAGGGCCCCCGGGAACCGGAAAGACGGCACTGGCGTTGGGTGTGGCAAAAGAACTCGGGCCAAAAGTTCCATTCTGCCCGATGGTTGGTAGTGAAGTGTACAGCGCGGAGGTGAAGAAGACGGAGGTTCTCATGGAAAACTTCCGCCGGGCGATTGGACTGCGTATCAAGGAGCAGAAGGAGGTGTACGAAGGTGAGGTGACGGAACTGCGTGCAGAGGAAACGGATAACCCGCTTGGAGGGTATGGAAAGTCCATCTCACACGTCATTGTGACGCTCAAATCGGTCAAGGGCTCCAAGCAGTTGAAGCTTGATGCCGCAATCTACGAAAGCCtagagaaggagaaagtggCGGTTGGTGACGTCATCTACATTGAGAGTAGCACAGGCGCCGTCAAGCGCGTGGGCCGATCGGATGCCTATATTGGGGACCACGACCTCGAGGCTGATGAGTATGTTCCGCTTCCTAAGGGCGATGttcacaaaaagaaggagattATACAAGACGTAACGCTTCACGATCTCGACGCAGCCAATGCTAAACCAAACCAGGGTCAAGACGCACTTTCCATTGTGAATAGCCtcatgaaacaaaagaaaacagaaataacGGAGAAACTCCGGcatgaaataaacaaagttGTGAACAAATACATTGACCAAGGCGTTGCTGAGTTGGTCCCCGGCGTTTTGTTCATTGACGAGGTCCATATGTTAGACATAGAGTGTTTTACATTTCTAAATAAGGCCCTGGAATCCACTCTGGCTCCTGTGGTAATATTTGCCACCAACAGGGGCAGTTGCCGCATCAGAGGGACGGATGTGCGCTCCCCGCACGGCATCCCGACTGATCTTCTCGACCGGTTGCTGATAGTGCGCACCAGCAATTACAGCATTGAGGAGGTGGTGGCCATTGTGGACATTCGCGCGCGAGTGGAAGGTGTCAGCGTATCGGATGCGGCTTTGGAGCTTCTCGGTCAAATCGGCGACCGGACGTCACTTCGTTACGTCGCGCAGCTGTTGACACCAGCGCTTATTATCGCAGAAACCAACGGGCGATCCACCATTGAAGTGGAGGATGTGACTTTAGTTGATGGCCTTTTCAAGGACGCAAAGGCCTCGGCGCAGATGCTCCACGAGAACGCAGAGGATTACGTCTACCAATAg
- a CDS encoding DNA topoisomerase IB, large subunit: MTEKKIKKVVIKEEENELEMVAAGMGPAKGAVKREGDENKAALLANEEGGGNDGETEWWTQGTLTTTKKGEKRWDTLLHNGVLFPPAYVPHGIPILYNQQKFEMTPEEEEVATMFAVLREHDYYRNEVFRRNFFQSWREILDKRKHPIRCLELCDFSAIYEWHQREVEKRKSRTREEKKELKRIADEEAEPYKWCIWNGKKEQVANFRVEPPGLFRGRGEHPMRGKLKKRILPEDVVLNIGKEAPIPQAPAGHKWKGVVHDQNVTWLAMWYEPTIGQCKYVMLAPSSTLKGQSDYAKFETARELKNHIDDIRESYTKDFSSTDEMERQRAVATYFIDKLALRVGHEKGEEEADTVGCCSLRKEHIELRPDNVVRFDFLGKDSIRYVNEVTVLPEVYKLLGSFIKRTDSEIFRKVTPTTLNNYLKSFLKDLSAKVFRTYNASITLDEWFREKPVDPKASLSDKLVYFNKANTEVAKLCNHQRSIPKTFHVSVQSIKYKLEDIKRTIDTLRRAQSVSENGSVEEAATQFFKEQDEVQYQWLNTYGTPEEIQAYEEFVKKRVIPTALTGSASSTKNKSGKKTANGKSKKSGGAKRSTKKASGTKKKKTRSKKSAAKTGKKASGKKKKQKKRGGSKRGSRGKNGAGAASGDENDEDAPLVNIIAK; the protein is encoded by the coding sequence ATGACGGAGAAAAAGATCAAGAAAGTTGTcataaaggaagaagaaaatgagctGGAGATGGTTGCCGCGGGGATGGGGCCCGCAAAAGGGGCTGTGAAAAGAGAAGGCGATGAAAATAAGGCGGCTTTGCTGGCAAACGAGGAGGGGGGTGGAAACGATGGGGAAACTGAATGGTGGACGCAGGGGACtctgacaacaacaaaaaagggggaaaagcggTGGGACACACTGTTGCACAACGGTGTGTTATTTCCCCCGGCATATGTTCCGCATGGCATTCCTATTCTTTACAATCAGCAAAAGTTTGAGATGACcccagaggaggaagaggtggCGACAATGTTCGCTGTCCTACGAGAGCACGACTATTACCGCAACGAAGTGTTCCGTAGGAACTTTTTTCAGAGCTGGAGGGAGATACTCGATAAACGGAAGCATCCCATTCGCTGCCTCGAGTTATGTGATTTCAGTGCTATATATGAATGGCATCAGAGGGAGGTGGAGAAGCGCAAGAGTCGCacaagagaagagaaaaaggaactgAAACGTATTGCTGACGAGGAGGCGGAGCCGTATAAATGGTGTATATGGAATGGCAAGAAGGAGCAGGTGGCCAACTTCCGCGTGGAGCCACCCGGTTTATTCCGTGGACGTGGAGAGCACCCAATGCGAGGGAAACTGAAGAAACGTATACTTCCCGAGGATGTCGTGTTAAATATAGGCAAAGAAGCCCCGATTCCCCAAGCACCAGCGGGGCACAAGTGGAAGGGGGTTGTGCACGATCAGAATGTGACGTGGTTGGCGATGTGGTACGAACCCACCATTGGTCAGTGCAAGTATGTGATGCTTGCGCCGTCTTCAACTCTGAAAGGTCAGTCGGATTATGCCAAATTCGAGACAGCGCGCGAGCTGAAAAATCACATTGATGATATACGGGAATCCTATACGAAGGATTTTTCGTCGACGGATGAGATGGAGAGGCAGCGTGCTGTAGCAACATACTTTATCGATAAATTGGCGTTGCGTGTAGGTCATGAAAAGGGCGAAGAGGAAGCGGATACTGTGGGTTGTTGCTCCCTTCGCAAGGAGCACATCGAGTTAAGGCCAGATAATGTGGTGCGTTTTGACTTTCTGGGTAAAGACTCCATCCGGTACGTGAATGAGGTCACCGTCCTGCCAGAAGTTTACAAGCTTCTGGGGAGTTTCATAAAAAGAACGGACAGCGAAATTTTCAGAAAAGTGACACCCACGACCCTAAACAACTACCTGAAGAGCTTTCTGAAGGACCTGTCTGCAAAGGTGTTCCGTACCTACAACGCTTCCATCACATTGGATGAGTGGTTTAGGGAAAAGCCAGTGGACCCGAAGGCCTCCCTTTCGGACAAACTCGTCTATTTCAACAAGGCAAATACGGAAGTCGCTAAGCTCTGTAACCATCAGCGCTCCATCCCCAAGACTTTCCACGTGTCCGTTCAATCGATCAAGTACAAATTAGAAGACATAAAGAGGACCATCGATACCCTCAGGCGCGCCCAAAGCGTGAGCGAGAACGGCTCCGTAGAGGAGGCAGCGACACAATTCTTCAAGGAGCAAGATGAGGTTCAATACCAGTGGCTCAATACCTATGGCACACCGGAGGAAATACAGGCATATGAGGAGTTCGTTAAGAAGCGGGTCATCCCAACTGCTTTGACAGGGAGCGCATCCAGTACAAAGAACAAGAGTGGAAAGAAGACGGCGAatggaaaaagcaaaaagtcGGGTGGTGCCAAGCGCAGCACTAAGAAGGCGAGTGgtacaaagaagaaaaaaacccgAAGCAAAAAATCAGCCGCGAAAACAGGCAAGAAAGCAAGCggcaagaagaagaagcaaaagaaacggGGTGGCTCAAAACGCGGGTCCAGAGGAAAGAACGGAGCTGGGGCTGCTTCGGGAGACGAAAACGACGAGGACGCCCCGCTTGTCAACATCAtagcaaaataa
- a CDS encoding cleavage and polyadenylation specificity factor subunit, putative (similar to Cleavage and polyadenylation specificity factor, 73 kDa subunit (CPSF73 kDa subunit). (Swiss-Prot:P79101) [Bos taurus] and (Swiss-Prot:Q9UKF6) [Homo sapiens]), which produces MFSHAAYSAPGVHVLDSSSPRHLAAGPQPAAAPPSTDEVEILPIGSGGEVGRSCVVVRYKGRSVMLDCGNHPAKSGLDSLPFFDSIRCDEIDLVLITHFHLDHCGALPYFCEQTSFRGRIFMTSATKAFYKMVMNDFLRIGASAEDIVNNEWLQSTIEKIETVEYHEEVTVNGIHFQPFNAGHVLGAALFMVDIAGMKLLYTGDFSRVPDRHLLGAEVPPYSPDILIAESTNGIRELESREERESLFTTWVHDVVKGGGRCLVPVFALGRAQELLLILEEYWEAHKELQHIPIYYASSLAQRCMKLYQTFVSAMNDRVKKQHENHRNPFVFKYIQSLLDTRSFEDTGPCVVLASPGMLQSGISLELFERWCGDKRNGIIVAGYCVDGTIAKDILSKPREITKPDGKVLPLRMRTIQSVSFSAHSDGRQTRDFIQALPKTKHVILVHGNVGAMGQLKNKLQQDFADRGVQVYATKNQEAIRIPFSVQRTAKVLGTLARNPPRDGEFISGVLLMSGHHTYSVVHPTDIPHFTDLDVAQIQQAIVLPLPRYKSPHEVLEMLKRYFAQSQMFSDVTPHEQQKQEGGDAANAIGGGQEQECAGNATQITVSKDVWVDVQQSTRSQTTVTVNWTSSHHNDLLADVTCIALIKLMQQEHAASSADALPVDVCGNDRLFRLKCFHHMMSQFYPSVVTNLGTGVCTVELEDGQHATITGCIEIDLQGNTKSSYSSTEVERLKTVLKRVYLTLFPIPVDQGWCDCGMIHGAEPAPIDEGA; this is translated from the coding sequence ATGTTTTCACACGCGGCGTACAGCGCACCCGGCGTACATGTGCTTGACAGCTCCTCCCCACGCCATCTTGCAGCGGGACCTCAACCGGCCGCCGCGCCGCCATCCACAGACGAGGTGGAGATTCTACCGATCGGCAGCGGCGGGGAAGTCGGCCGTTCGTGTGTGGTTGTCCGCTACAAGGGCCGCTCCGTTATGCTGGACTGCGGGAACCACCCGGCGAAGAGCGGATTAGAttctcttccattttttgacAGCATCCGCTGTGACGAAATTGACCTTGTGCTCATCACTCACTTTCACCTCGATCACTGTGGAGCACTGCCGTACTTTTGCGAGCAGACTTCCTTCAGGGGGCGCATCTTCATGACGAGCGCAACAAAAGCTTTCTATAAAATGGTGATGAACGATTTCCTGCGCATTGGTGCAAGTGCCGAGGACATTGTGAACAACGAGTGGCTGCAAAGTACCATTGAAAAGATTGAAACAGTGGAATACCACGAAGAGGTGACAGTGAACGGTATTCATTTCCAGCCTTTCAATGCCGGTCACGTTCTTGGGGCTGCACTTTTCATGGTTGATATTGCGGGGATGAAACTATTATATACAGGTGACTTCTCACGTGTTCCCGACCGTCACCTTCTGGGAGCTGAAGTTCCACCGTACTCGCCCGATATTCTCATTGCAGAGAGTACAAATGGTATACGCGAACTGGAGTCACGTGAAGAGCGGGAATCCCTGTTTACGACGTGGGTGCACGATGTCGTGAAGGGGGGTGGACGATGTTTGGTACCAGTATTTGCTCTGGGCCGCGCGCAAGAACTTCTTCTCATACTTGAAGAATATTGGGAAGCACACAAGGAGTTGCAACACATACCCATCTACTACGCATCTTCGCTAGCCCAGCGATGCATGAAGCTGTACCAGACATTTGTCAGTGCTATGAATGACCGAGTGAAGAAGCAACACGAAAATCACCGAAACCCTTTCGTGTTTAAGTATATTCAGTCACTTCTCGACACTCGCTCCTTCGAAGACACCGGGCCATGCGTTGTGTTGGCTTCTCCTGGTATGCTACAGTCGGGTATATCACTTGAACTGTTTGAAAGGTGGTGCGGTGACAAACGGAATGGCATTATTGTTGCTGGCTATTGCGTTGACGGGACCATCGCCAAGGACATTCTCTCAAAACCAAGGGAAATCACCAAGCCAGACGGAAAGGTCCTGCCTCTCCGTATGAGAACAATTCAATCCGTCTCCTTCTCCGCTCACTCCGATGGCAGACAGACACGCGACTTCATCCAAGCTCTACCCAAGACAAAACATGTCATTCTTGTACATGGCAACGTTGGGGCAATGGGGCAACTGAAAAACAAACTCCAACAAGACTTTGCCGACCGCGGGGTGCAGGTATACGCCACCAAAAACCAAGAAGCCATTCGTATACCCTTTAGTGTGCAACGAACAGCCAAGGTATTAGGTACGTTGGCCCGTAACCCACCTCGCGATGGCGAATTCATTAGCGGGGTGTTACTAATGTCCGGACATCACACATATAGCGTTGTGCATCCAACCGATATTCCGCACTTCACGGATCTGGACGTGGCGCAAATCCAACAGGCCATAGTTCTGCCGCTTCCAAGGTACAAGTCTCCGCACGAAGTGCTCGAAATGCTGAAGCGGTACTTCGCGCAGAGTCAAATGTTCAGTGACGTAACCCCGCATGAACAGCAGAAGCAGGAAGGAGGGGATGCAGCCAATGCCATAGGAGGTGGTCAGGAGCAGGAGTGTGCGGGAAATGCAACGCAGATTACGGTTTCCAAAGACGTTTGGGTTGATGTTCAGCAGAGCACGAGATCTCAGACGACAGTCACGGTGAATTGGACCTCGAGCCATCACAACGACCTCCTTGCGGATGTCACTTGCATTGCTCTCATTAAGCTCATGCAACAAGAACATGCAGCAAGCAGCGCAGATGCGCTTCCGGTGGACGTTTGTGGAAATGATCGTCTTTTTCGACTAAAATGCTTTCACCACATGATGTCACAGTTCTACCCATCTGTTGTCACAAACCTTGGCACCGGGGTGTGCACCGTGGAGTTAGAGGATGGACAACACGCCACCATTACGGGCTGTATTGAAATTGACCTGCAGGGAAACACAAAGTCAAGTTACTCATCCACCGAGGTGGAGCGGTTGAAGACCGTCCTGAAGCGAGTATACCTGACTCTCTTCCCAATTCCTGTTGACCAGGGCTGGTGTGACTGTGGTATGATTCACGGTGCTGAACCGGCTCCCATTGACGAGGGCGCATAG
- a CDS encoding hydroxyacylglutathione hydrolase, putative (similar to Hydroxyacylglutathione hydrolase cytoplasmic (EC 3.1.2.6) (GlyoxalaseII) (Glx II). (Swiss-Prot:O24496) [Arabidopsis thaliana]), producing the protein MVAVTIFLYVTSIASATQLVIGTAATCLLGLIPANAYFPPVWFRLNLFVCLYNLYCSELVGYRWLRFLIHKRYSVPHSDYRHGVRCLSGNIITRCPFPPHVLEGSEFHTRGGGTVDLKHLGEKCREGCYDGVFVMPVPVLLDNYAYFILSCKTKRCAVVDPADPTLVLNMLEVVRNLTQIDFMITDILTTHKHWDHAGGNMEMRALSQCSSERCRALLSPELNIYGSEVDRPHACNKLIKGSDELVVAGGGAKVVVLSTPGHTGGSVMFLVGDALPKEGEPQRLALFTGDCVFCGGCGALFEATSVDETLETVDIFNNNRTWVHPATGDIIHTDDVLIYVGHEYTERSLDMILSVQRTANQTGEQSAIATSNYCDTVAQARNGARRLRSCVVADDVYMKVTSMETKAPLHLRACTVPSTVTIEKKVNALLSLKRCVLEEFQGKPYASMAVQRAIYTSTKRNDTG; encoded by the coding sequence ATGGTTGCGGTCACTATTTTTCTCTACGTTACGTCTATTGCGAGCGCTACGCAACTTGTCATCGGCACCGCTGCAACTTGCTTGCTGGGACTcataccagccaacgcgtaCTTCCCCCCTGTTTGGTTCAGGTTGAATCTCTTCGTGTGTTTGTACAATCTTTACTGTTCTGAGCTCGTTGGTTATAGGTGGCTGCGATTCCTCATACACAAACGTTACTCTGTCCCGCATTCGGACTACCGCCACGGCGTGCGGTGTCTTAGCGGGAACATCATCACCCGAtgtcccttccctcctcatGTGTTGGAAGGTTCCGAGTTTCATACGCGGGGTGGCGGGACGGTGGACCTGAAGCATCTTGGGGAGAAGTGCCGGGAAGGATGCTATGACGGTGTGTTTGTTATGCCGGTGCCAGTGCTACTGGATAATTACGCCTACTTTATTCTGAGTTGCAAAACGAAGCGGTGCGCCGTAGTTGATCCTGCTGATCCAACGCTTGTACTTAATATGCTGGAAGTTGTGCGGAACCTCACGCAAATTGATTTTATGATAACAGACATCCTCACCACCCACAAGCATTGGGACCACGCCGGTGGAAACATGGAGATGCGTGCCCTGTCACAATGCAGTAGTGAGAGGTGCCGCGCGCTACTCTCCCCGGAGCTTAACATCTACGGCTCAGAGGTGGACAGGCCGCACGCCTGCAATAAATTAATTAAGGGTAGTGATGAGCTGGTTGTTGCAGGTGGTGGTGCCAAAGTCGTGGTGCTGTCGACCCCGGGCCACACCGGCGGGTCCGTTATGTTTTTGGTTGGAGACGCGCTACCAAAGGAAGGTGAGCCGCAGCGGCTTGCACTcttcacaggtgactgcgtATTTTGTGGGGGTTGCGGTGCCCTCTTTGAGGCTACATCAGTCGATGAAACACTCGAAACTGTGGACATTTTCAACAATAATCGCACATGGGTGCACCCCGCAACCGGTGATATTATACACACGGACGATGTCCTAATTTACGTCGGTCATGAATACACAGAAAGGTCCCTGGATATGATATTATCGGTTCAAAGAACGGCGAATCAAACTGGGGAACAGTCCGCGATTGCGACATCTAATTACTGCGACACCGTCGCTCAGGCCAGAAATGGGGCAAGGAGGCTTCGAAGTTGTGTTGTAGCAGATGATGTCTACATGAAGGTGACTAGcatggaaacaaaagcaccGTTGCATTTACGTGCGTGCACGGTTCCGTCAACCGTCACCATCGAGAAAAAGGTTAACGCACTTCTGTCGCTGAAGAGGTGTGTTTTAGAGGAATTCCAGGGGAAACCGTACGCATCAATGGCTGTACAACGCGCCATTTACACTTCCACCAAGCGGAACGACACGGGGTAG